Part of the Granulicella arctica genome, ACTTCGTTGGGTGCAGTCCGGCTTGAAAAAGCTCCTCTTGCCTCTCTCGTTCTAAAACCATTTGCTCAAGTTGCTCTTTCACCTGAGAGTCCCAAACCGGTTCACTCGGAAGAATGACTGGAAACTCCGGGCGCGCGAGCTGTAGGCGAGAATCTAGATCAACTGGAATCGCCTCAACGGCAGCTCCTCGCAACGGGGAAGAATGCTTAGGCGCTTCACGCAGTACCGTTCCAAGCTGATCTGCAAGCTCGGGGATTAACAGTTTATATCGGTTGATTAGTCTGCGTACGTACATCTGAATATCCTTTGGCTTACCGATTAGCGCCAGCCGTGCGAGCTGGACTACATCCGATCCTTCAACTTGTTTCTGTTCCATTATGCCTCTTGATAAGGAAAATCTTATATTTGATGGTGGACTAGTTTACGTCTTTATTGTACATTCTAGTCCATGAGGCCGTAAAGGGCGGGCTCGAGCGGTCCAATACAGCAGAAAAGGTAAGCCCCTCTATGGGGGGAGAAAGAGAGTTGAACATGTCAAAAGGAAACATCTACATCGAACAACGGCCGGACAGCACTTATGCAGTCATGCGGCCTGGAGCAGAGCGGGCAAGCGCAATCTTGCCAACCCAGCACCAGGCCATTGAACGTGCACG contains:
- a CDS encoding DUF2188 domain-containing protein; translation: MSKGNIYIEQRPDSTYAVMRPGAERASAILPTQHQAIERAREISPNTKPDVERVRHTSVGKPDQWRKA